CATTTCTGCGTTAATAAAAACTTTTTTTAGACCTTTATATTTCTCATCAAACTGCCCCGCATCTATTACAAATAGTCTAATAGATAAGCCTATTTGAGGTGCGGCTAAACCCACTCCATTTGCGTTATACATAGTGTCAAACATATCTTGAATAAGCTGGTCTAAGTGCGGATATTGAGGACTTATAGGTTTAGCTTTTTCTCTCAAAACCGTGTTACCCAAAATGTAAATAGGTAATATCATAAGTTATTGGATTTTTGTATAAATTACTCTCAATCTTGGTCGGCGTTGTATATCAGGCGATTGTGAACCGTGAATAATCGTACGGGCTACATCTGTTTCAGGGCTACCAAAATAGCCTAAAGGTCGGATAATTATTCCATTGTTTTTCAATTTTCCAATGATAACTGCTTGTAAATAGTCGGTTAAATTAAGTGTATAGCGTTTGTGTAAGCTATCGTAGGTAACGGAGGATGCACCAAGAATTAAAATACTGTCTTTTCTTTTAGCAGTAGAACCTGCATGATAAGCCCCTAAATAGCGGCTGGGCTTAAAAAAATTTACATCGTCGGCATAAATTGTAAGCTCTGCTTTGTTGATAGCCATGTTTTTGAGGTTTTCAATATTCAAAATTTTGAGATACATTTCGTTGAGAACACCTGTTTGTAAATAAGAAAACTGTGTAGAGCTATTAGGTGGAGTAGTACTGCGTTTAAAAGTATTGTATCGGGCTATAGCAGGGTTATTAAAAGGAAAATCGTAGCTGGCGGTACTATCTACCATGCTGTTGTCGCTTTTTTTCTTGATTTTGTAATATAGTACTATTCGTGAAGCTGGTGAAGTTACATTAAATATAGCAACTACTCCTGGGGCAGCCGTAGAATTAGTCTCAAAAGCTAAACCTTTGAAGTAATTTTGAGTGAAGGTAGTAGCGGTAGCAAAGTTAGCGGGGTTTGTGGCGTTATCAGTTAGTAATTTTTGTCCAAAGCTATCTGCTAAGCGAATACGCAAAATAGAGCGTAGAATTGTTTTTTTAGTGGGGTCTTTTCGGTTGATAATAGTATCTATTTTTTGCGGGCGGATTAGAATAGGTGCGGGAGTAGCCGCATCGTTGATTAGATTGTTTCCTGTGGTATTTTTAGGTGCAGAGTAGCTGTAATATGTGCCTTGCTTGTAGATAGTATCTGTGATTTCTTTGATAGAGAGTTGTAGGGGGGTATTAGCCGTATCTCCGTAGTAATGTGCGTACTGCAAAAATAAGACTATTGAGTCCAAAACAGTGTAATTTTCGTTGTTATCTATTGCAAAAATAGGGTTACTACCTGTTAGCCATAGTTGTGTATAGAAATTAGCAGTGGTAGTTCCAAAATAGGTATCTGTGTATTGACCTATTACGGCGTAGTTCCATTCATCTGTGCGAAGGGTATCGCGAGCTATGCTTTGAGTTTCAAAGTTAAAGGTATCTATTACATTAGCGCTGATGATATCATCTTGGGGTTGTATTACGGCACCTGTGTTGT
This sequence is a window from Bacteroidia bacterium. Protein-coding genes within it:
- a CDS encoding DUF4270 domain-containing protein, with protein sequence MKHIPKLIGIVLILVFWACEKPNNTGAVIQPQDDIISANVIDTFNFETQSIARDTLRTDEWNYAVIGQYTDTYFGTTTANFYTQLWLTGSNPIFAIDNNENYTVLDSIVLFLQYAHYYGDTANTPLQLSIKEITDTIYKQGTYYSYSAPKNTTGNNLINDAATPAPILIRPQKIDTIINRKDPTKKTILRSILRIRLADSFGQKLLTDNATNPANFATATTFTQNYFKGLAFETNSTAAPGVVAIFNVTSPASRIVLYYKIKKKSDNSMVDSTASYDFPFNNPAIARYNTFKRSTTPPNSSTQFSYLQTGVLNEMYLKILNIENLKNMAINKAELTIYADDVNFFKPSRYLGAYHAGSTAKRKDSILILGASSVTYDSLHKRYTLNLTDYLQAVIIGKLKNNGIIIRPLGYFGSPETDVARTIIHGSQSPDIQRRPRLRVIYTKIQ